One genomic window of Quercus lobata isolate SW786 chromosome 9, ValleyOak3.0 Primary Assembly, whole genome shotgun sequence includes the following:
- the LOC115960519 gene encoding uncharacterized protein LOC115960519 — translation MSRIPNLRSLQSLFLFCLISLQFISGFANDSPSAKDENNAGSHGASGSSVGIKIVIVCLGLVAVFAFAVFLFKIWQKKKREEQHARLLKLFEDDDELEVELGIRD, via the exons atgagtagAATTCCAAACCTAAGATCTCTGCAATCCCTTTTCCTCTTTTGCTTGATCTCTCTGCAATTCAtttcag GCTTTGCGAATGATTCTCCAAGTGCAAAAGATGAAAATAATGCTGGGAGTCATGGTGCTTCGGGTAGTTCTGTAGGTATCAAGATAGTTATTGTATGCCTGGGTTTGGTGGCAGTTTTTGCTTTTGCTGTGTTTTTATTCAAGATATGgcagaaaaagaagagagaagagcaGCATGCTCGTCTTCTAAAGCTgtttgaggatgatgatgagcTTGAGGTTGAACTTGGTATTCGGGACTGA